DNA from Brassica napus cultivar Da-Ae chromosome C4, Da-Ae, whole genome shotgun sequence:
acgtGATCCTCTATAGCTTAAGATCAATCGTGTGTTTGCCTTATGGTCATGATTAAAACAAGTTGTACAAGATCGATGCATGTAACGATTATGTAAAGATTATTTAACGGATTTAATAATTAGAATTCAAGAAACGATTTTGAAGATAACAAGAATcctaaatcatataaaaaaacaGAAGGGAAGATATCCTATAACTACAAGAACGGACCATTTGCTTCATTCCCCACCTACACTTAGGCAAATCAACTCACATAACCCGGTGAGAAGTTTGATACAAGATGAACTATTTTCCTCGGACCAGTTCTTGGCAGCACCTCCATTGTTGTATGAGAACCTAAAAGCAGACACAAATAAAAtggagaaattaaaattaaaatgaattgaAAAAGACAGAGTTTCCTTCTAGAGACTAGAGCCTCAAGGAACAGACAAGATTATTATTCAACTTTTTTCAGTTTACTCTGTAAAAGAAGACTAAACTCTACGGTCCAAgagaattgcttgacaaggcTCCTAAGAGAAACAACACATTACACTTGAAGCTAAGCGTTTAACATAGTGCCTAGCATTACAGGTATGGTTCTCTAGAGACAGAGAGGATAAGCGAAGAACTGTATTCGACTAAACCCTaacttaaaaaagaaaaacatgtacAGAAACAACGTCTAACAAAGCAGGAACTGTTATCACAATCAACAATCAAAATGTCaagcaatatatataaaaaactccAGAGATTTAAATGTATAACACTGAAACTACCCATATTACGGCTAGAAGAAAAATCTTACTCTTTGGAGAGGACAAAGCTGGTACGAAGTGGTAGCAACTCAAAAGAAATGAAGCCATGGCAGAGAGTATTAACGGTAAAATTTAActctaagagagagagagagagaactaaGAGTGTATTTAAGTAAAGTAATGATCTTTGGTGTGTCGCGTGTGTACAGTTCTGCACATAGCACGCTGCACGTTTATCGATGAATGTAAGAGAAAGaaacttttgtttttgatttcgACGTTTCTTGTTTCAAGATCCCTCCCTCTCATTCGCGttctttttgagaaataataacTTCTTTTTTTCCCTGCTTCAATTTGCTAACCGGGTTTGGGTCCGCATTAGTGGGCCGACAATGAAGCTAGATTAGCCCTTAACGGGCCAATCAATACACACGAGGTTTTTAATCgagttaataataatatacattgTGCATTTCTAGAACTCCTTGATATCATCGGTCCTTTCTGTCTCTCTCACAATCAATGAGAACACAACAGCTGTTTCTGTTCAGCTTTTGTCCACAAACTCACATATATTCATCACATTTCGACAATTATTAATTAAGTACAAATGACACACTTGTCAAACATTCGATTTTCAGAAAAATTAACACATAACAACTactgttattttttttgttctcataATTAACTCGAATTTTTCTTCTGTGTTTTTTTCTAACTGAAATTTGGTGAAATTTTTCTTCTGTGTTTCTCTTAAAATCagaggaaatataaaataatttgagaAAACAAATTGATGGACCAATCTTCTTTTTGATATATATGTGAAACACTTTCCCCAACACTGAGAAATTTTCcataaattgcaaaaaaaaaggagatgaTCAAATGGCAAAACCGGGGTTCAAGCCTCCAAAAAACCGGTTAACCTGAGAACCGAGTTACGAACCCGGCTCAGGTCTCTCCCCTTAAGCGTCCTTCCACTACCCGAACAAACTGAAAACGCCATTTGTCCTCCTTCTCCTTGAATCCTCCGTCCGACTATAACATGCGGCGGAACAATCTCTCCTCTTCCGTTGGAATACTCCTCCTCCTCAGAGTGTTCACCTTCCTCTTTCTCAACGTGCCTACGAAACATGTTCTCCGGTATATTCACCGGCAGCGAGCTCGATAACGCCGTTACCTTCTCCTTTCTCTTGACGATCCGCCGCGACTTGTTCCTCTCCTTCAGACCGAACAGACCATTCTCATCATCGTTGTCTCTCGAGAGAACAGAGCTTAAATCTTCAGAGAATACAACCTCAGCTTCATCGAATTCCTCAGCCATTTATAGAGCTTGAGAGAGGATTCTCTTGGTTATGAGACGATTACAGATTGAAGAATCTTGAAATAAGATCGTTTTAAGCTatgtagaatatatatataggagggAGTCTATATAGAAGAAGGAAACGTGGAGAGTCTTGAGAAGTTGTTTTGTGTTTGTAGTATGTGTGTGTTTAACTGTTTATGAAGTTAAATGATGTCATGATAATAATGGCATAGAGTGCGGACCCCGCTTTACTTCTATTACATTTTGGACCACTTtcatatatatgaattaaaatgattttatgatatatacaaattaaattattttttatgataTACAGTTAATTTGGACCACTTTGtccacacacacaaaaaaattggACCACTTTGATTTATACAGATTAAAATGATCTTTTATGATATGCTTTACATATACAAATTGATATGTACAGTTAAAATGACTTTTTGGACCATTTTGATACATACAAATTAAAACGCTTTTATAATGATATGGACATATCTTATCTATAGTGTCTGTGTAATGCAGACTGAGGACTTTGGTTGGATCGTCCATCTGGTCACCATAAGTCAAAGGCCGGTCAATATCCGATAATGTTTTGATAACCCACGAAGTGTTACATTACCTGCAACAGTCAGGAGCTACGGTCCGATGCAGTATGGCTATTAAAACGGACATGAGCAAGGTCTATGACCGCATTGAATGGAGTTTCTTGCGCAATGTCCTCGCCCGGTTTGGTTTCCATGAAGTATGGATCTCTTGGGTAATGGCGTGTGTATCCTCAATCTCATACTCGTACCTGGTAAATGGAGAAGCCCAAGGTTGCGTACTTCCATCGAGAGGAATTCGACAAAGCGACCCACTGTCCCCGTATTTGTTTATTCTTTGCACGGAAGTTTTATCCGGTCTCTGCAGGAAGGCACAACTCAGGGGAGAGGTCATTGGCGTCAAAGTGGCACGTAACAGCCCAGCCATCAACCACTTGCTTTTCGCCGATGATACTATGTTCTTTAGTAGGACGGACTCTAGAAGTTGTGCAACTTTGATCGAGATTTTGAGGAAATATGAAGCAACATCGGGTCAAAGTATTAATCTCGACAAGTCGACCATCACATTCTCAGCAAAAACGCCTAGTGAAGCTAAACGGCGGGTTCGAGATCTGTTCAATATACACAATGAAGGTGGGCTTGGAAAGTATCTCGGACTCCCGGAACATTTTGGATGACGTAAACGAGACATCTTTGCTGCGCTGATAGATCGCATACGCCAGAAAGCTCACAGTTGGAAGTCACGGTTTCTGTCTGGAGCCGGGAAACTCGTCCTGTTAAAATCAATCCTCGCCGCGATGCCAACCTACTCGATGTCTTGTTTTAAATTGCCCCAATCAATAATCAAGCAGCTCCAGTCAGTACTAACGAGGTTTTGGTGGGACCTCTCTCCGGAGATAAGAAAGATGTGTTGGGTCTCTTGGGAAAAGCTTTCGGTACCTAAGAATGCCGGCGGTCTAGGCTTCAGGGAGATCGCTCAATTCAACGATGCTTTGTTAGCAAAAGTCTCATGGAGAATTTTGAGGAATCCCTCTGGTCTTCTAGCTAAGATACTACTGGGGAAATACTGCCATAGGACCCCTTTCCTTGAAACGCCCACTGCAAACGGAATCTCTCACGGCTGGCGAGGTATCCTTGTAGGAAGAGATTTATTGCAAAGAGGGCTGGGATGGGCTCTTGGATCAGGAAACATGGTTGGAATATGGAATGAACCGTGGCTATCGACTGAGACGCCACTATCTCCGATAGGACCACCAACGAAAGAGAACCAAGTTTGGAGGGTTAGTAAGCTGATAGATCCGCTCACGAAGGAGTGAAATGTGGAAGCTATTAAGGAAACATTACCTCAGTATGAGGAGGAAATATGCAAGTTAGTGCCTAGCTACTTTGATCTGAATGACGAAAGAGTGTGGCTTCCAAATGCTTCCGGAGAGTACTCAACAAAATCTGGATATGTAGTGGCAAAACTGTACAAAGGTGATCATGAGACTCAAAGCTTTTACTGGAAGGAATGTGTTTGGCAAGttaaaacctcaccaaagatcCAGCACTTCCTTTGGAAAGCCAATAGCAGAGCGCTACCGGTTGGATCCTTGCTTGAGAGTAGAGGCCTCTCTGTCTCCCCTGTCTGTCAAAGATGTGGAGCTAGAGAAACGGAACTACATGTTCTCCTCCAATGCCCTTTCGCCGAGAAAGTTTGGGATCTTGTACCATGCCTCCATAAACCGGTAACTAATGTCATCAACTCTGTCTCAGCGCTGCTTCAGTGTTGCCGCAAGATGATCTCTCTTCCACCACTAGGACTAGGAGATATACCTTTGTACCCTTGGATCCTATGGGTCCTATGGACCAATAGGAATAAACTCTTGTTTGAGAACAAACAGTTCTCGGAAGAGAACTCGGTATTGAAAGCAATCCAAGACGCCCGAGCTTGGAAGGCAGCCCAAACCTGTATCGAAAAAATCTCATTACCACACCATGTGGTTCCTGCTGTTAATGTTAATGTTCCTGTTACTAACTCTTATACTTGGTCTGTTTACTCGGATGCAGCTTGGAACCCTTCAACTGGAAACTGTGGCCTTGGTTGGTATCTCCAGGATGCTGAGAAGGTTCACACCGATTGTTTTTCATCACACCGTCGCTTTGTTTCCTCGGCTCTAGTGGCTGAGGCTTTGGCGGTTAAGGCTGCAATTATGGCAGCTACCTCCTCCCATGTCAGTAGCTTAAATGTCTTCTCTGAC
Protein-coding regions in this window:
- the LOC106423005 gene encoding uncharacterized protein LOC106423005, whose translation is MAEEFDEAEVVFSEDLSSVLSRDNDDENGLFGLKERNKSRRIVKRKEKVTALSSSLPVNIPENMFRRHVEKEEGEHSEEEEYSNGRGEIVPPHVIVGRRIQGEGGQMAFSVCSGSGRTLKGRDLSRVRNSVLRLTGFLEA